A section of the Mycolicibacterium anyangense genome encodes:
- a CDS encoding MFS transporter: protein MAELGAVQPITDPADGHPRPGLLLATLSVVALTVAVLQTGVVPILGVIARQLNAPTVAVSWAVTANLLAAAASTPLIGRLADLYSKRLVLLVVLAVVLAGSLLASLTAALPLLIVARVLQGASYALYPISVSILRDELPADRLMRAMAVLSGTLGFGGGMGLVVTGLLMRGDAGYHRVFWLTTAFTAVVIVAVVLVVPSRPRSATGTIDWAGAVGLAAGLSTMLLAITQGTGWGWTSPRTIGCAGAGLVVLFVWWWWERRCSQPLVSTEMLSRRPILLTNIATVLVGMGLYLSFLGLTDFVQTPVHSGYGFGATVLGASLVFLLPGAIAGFVTAVASGRYIDRYGARIVLMVGAVAGIAGFVLLAVAHQHPWQVIAATVLANAYISLAYGALPALVVQEVGAGETGVATSMNAIARTIGSSVAAAIVAVLLSRSHHGFPAEASFVAIFVLGAGTALGALVLIATTRPRLRRLDSLDDITDSRAMNHEWG from the coding sequence GTGGCTGAACTCGGCGCTGTCCAGCCCATCACCGACCCGGCCGACGGCCACCCACGGCCCGGATTACTGCTGGCCACCTTGAGCGTGGTGGCGTTGACCGTCGCCGTCCTGCAGACCGGGGTGGTGCCCATCCTGGGGGTGATCGCCCGGCAACTGAATGCACCCACCGTCGCTGTGAGTTGGGCAGTCACCGCCAATCTGCTCGCTGCCGCGGCCAGCACTCCCCTGATCGGGCGGCTGGCCGACCTCTACAGCAAGCGCCTGGTGCTGCTGGTGGTCCTGGCGGTAGTCCTGGCGGGTTCGCTGTTGGCGTCTCTGACCGCCGCACTGCCGCTGCTGATCGTGGCCCGGGTGCTGCAGGGAGCCTCGTACGCGCTCTACCCGATCAGCGTGTCCATCCTGCGGGACGAACTGCCGGCAGACCGGCTGATGCGGGCCATGGCGGTGCTGTCGGGGACGCTCGGTTTCGGCGGCGGCATGGGACTGGTGGTGACCGGACTGCTGATGCGCGGCGACGCCGGCTATCACCGAGTGTTCTGGCTGACGACGGCGTTCACCGCGGTCGTCATCGTGGCCGTTGTCCTCGTCGTCCCGTCCCGGCCGCGCAGTGCCACCGGCACGATCGACTGGGCCGGAGCCGTCGGTCTGGCCGCAGGGCTGTCGACGATGCTGCTCGCCATCACCCAGGGCACCGGCTGGGGGTGGACGTCGCCGCGCACGATCGGGTGCGCGGGTGCCGGGCTGGTGGTGCTCTTCGTCTGGTGGTGGTGGGAACGTCGGTGCAGCCAACCCCTGGTGTCCACCGAGATGCTCTCGCGCCGGCCGATACTGCTCACCAATATCGCCACCGTGCTGGTCGGCATGGGTCTGTATCTGAGCTTCCTGGGATTGACCGACTTCGTGCAGACACCGGTGCACAGCGGTTACGGCTTCGGTGCCACCGTGCTCGGCGCCAGCCTGGTGTTCCTGCTACCGGGCGCTATCGCAGGCTTTGTGACCGCAGTCGCCAGCGGACGCTATATCGACCGCTACGGCGCTCGTATCGTGCTGATGGTCGGAGCGGTGGCAGGTATCGCCGGATTCGTCCTGCTGGCCGTCGCCCACCAGCACCCCTGGCAGGTCATCGCCGCCACTGTGCTGGCCAACGCCTACATCAGTCTGGCCTACGGGGCGCTGCCCGCCCTGGTCGTCCAGGAAGTCGGCGCCGGTGAAACCGGTGTGGCCACCAGCATGAACGCCATCGCGCGGACCATCGGCAGTTCGGTGGCCGCCGCCATCGTGGCGGTGCTGCTCAGCCGGTCGCACCACGGCTTTCCGGCGGAGGCCAGTTTCGTCGCCATCTTTGTCCTCGGCGCCGGCACTGCCCTGGGCGCGCTGGTGTTGATCGCCACCACCCGGCCACGGTTGCGGCGGCTGGACTCCCTCGACGACATCACCGATTCTCGGGCGATGAACCATGAGTGGGGCTGA
- a CDS encoding acyl-CoA thioesterase domain-containing protein, protein MGNGPAYFSAESDGTFHPTQWSQSRWGEDMLNGPAVVALAARSLEQHYGVPGFLPGRLTVDLFKAARKKPTEVCTRLVRDGHRIRNSECDVIQDGVVVARATLVQYRTSQPPPGDEWTGDRGFTAPARTPDNTYLIGSDDAGWDPKGVAHQNASRKRVYCKPIDTVAGEVLSPFVRAVIVSEATSLVCNLGTKGIGYINGDLTVALTRLPESEYLGLQADSHWAADGVSVGTATLFDEAGPFGTGMVTAIANPAAQLDFSGFNAVPGAAANLEV, encoded by the coding sequence ATGGGCAACGGTCCGGCGTATTTCAGTGCGGAGTCCGACGGGACATTCCATCCGACGCAGTGGTCGCAGAGCCGCTGGGGCGAGGACATGCTCAACGGTCCCGCGGTGGTGGCCCTGGCAGCCCGGAGTCTCGAACAGCACTACGGGGTGCCCGGGTTCCTGCCCGGCCGGCTGACCGTGGACCTGTTCAAGGCCGCCCGCAAGAAGCCCACCGAAGTGTGCACCCGCCTGGTCCGCGACGGCCACCGGATCCGCAACAGCGAATGCGACGTCATCCAGGACGGCGTCGTGGTCGCCCGCGCCACGCTGGTTCAGTACCGCACCTCGCAGCCGCCGCCCGGCGACGAGTGGACCGGGGATCGTGGCTTCACGGCGCCCGCCCGGACGCCCGATAACACCTACCTGATCGGCAGCGACGACGCCGGCTGGGACCCCAAAGGCGTTGCGCACCAGAACGCCTCGCGAAAGCGCGTCTACTGCAAGCCGATCGACACCGTTGCCGGCGAGGTTCTGAGCCCGTTCGTACGGGCGGTGATCGTCAGCGAGGCCACCAGCCTGGTCTGCAATCTAGGGACCAAGGGCATCGGCTACATCAACGGCGACCTGACCGTCGCGCTGACCCGGCTACCGGAATCGGAATACCTGGGCCTGCAAGCAGATTCGCACTGGGCAGCCGACGGCGTCTCGGTCGGCACCGCAACCCTGTTCGACGAAGCGGGGCCCTTCGGCACCGGGATGGTCACCGCTATCGCCAACCCAGCGGCGCAACTCGACTTCAGCGGCTTCAACGCCGTCCCGGGTGCCGCGGCGAACCTCGAGGTCTGA
- a CDS encoding DmpA family aminopeptidase, translating into MNSPQAYTTDGRPRARGLGITTPGEPGPLNAITDVPGVEVGAVTLIDGEGPLDVGRGPVRTGVTAILPRGRTGVGQPCAAGWHSLNGNGEMTGTTWIEEAGSFNLPVLLSNTHAVGPCHTGAISWVNRVAPALARQWLLPVCAETWDGYLNDINGGHVRPEHAVAALDAAAGGPVAEGSVGGGTGMNCYEFKGGNGTASRLVHYGSHTFTVGALVQANFGAREELTVAGRHVGPQLGVDNPLAGDWFDHDLNRPPPGAGSVIVIIATDAPLLPGQCKALARRVPLGLARTGTTGSHFSGDIFLAFSTAPAPGLASHFPVGAPTDDEFGQLRFLPWGRMDPIYAAVVYAVEEAVLNALIVNADMVGRDGHRSPALPHERLLALL; encoded by the coding sequence GTGAACTCACCGCAGGCCTACACCACCGACGGACGGCCGCGAGCACGCGGCCTGGGCATCACCACGCCCGGCGAACCGGGACCGCTCAACGCGATCACCGATGTGCCCGGTGTCGAGGTGGGTGCAGTCACGCTCATCGACGGGGAGGGCCCGCTGGATGTTGGTCGCGGCCCGGTGCGCACCGGTGTGACCGCCATCCTCCCCCGTGGGCGGACCGGGGTCGGGCAGCCATGCGCGGCGGGCTGGCATTCACTCAACGGCAATGGCGAGATGACCGGGACCACCTGGATCGAAGAGGCCGGATCGTTCAATCTGCCTGTGCTGCTGTCGAACACGCATGCGGTCGGCCCCTGCCACACCGGCGCGATCTCCTGGGTCAACCGGGTTGCCCCGGCGCTGGCACGGCAGTGGCTGCTGCCGGTCTGCGCCGAGACCTGGGATGGCTATCTCAACGACATCAACGGCGGACATGTCCGCCCCGAGCATGCCGTAGCCGCCTTGGACGCCGCTGCCGGTGGCCCAGTGGCGGAGGGGTCGGTGGGTGGCGGAACCGGGATGAACTGCTACGAGTTCAAAGGCGGCAACGGAACCGCCTCCCGCCTGGTGCACTACGGCAGCCACACCTTCACCGTCGGGGCTCTCGTGCAGGCCAACTTCGGCGCGCGGGAAGAACTCACCGTGGCCGGCCGGCACGTGGGACCGCAACTGGGCGTGGACAATCCGCTGGCCGGTGACTGGTTCGACCATGACCTGAACCGGCCGCCACCGGGCGCCGGTTCGGTGATCGTCATCATCGCCACCGACGCGCCGCTGCTGCCCGGACAGTGCAAAGCGCTGGCCCGCCGGGTTCCACTGGGGCTGGCGCGTACCGGGACCACCGGCAGCCACTTCTCCGGCGACATCTTCCTGGCCTTCTCCACCGCACCGGCGCCCGGATTGGCCAGCCATTTCCCCGTCGGCGCGCCGACCGACGACGAGTTCGGCCAGCTGCGCTTTCTGCCGTGGGGCCGGATGGATCCGATCTATGCCGCTGTGGTCTATGCCGTCGAAGAGGCCGTGCTCAACGCCCTGATCGTCAACGCCGACATGGTCGGCCGTGACGGGCACCGCTCCCCCGCACTGCCGCACGAGCGGCTGCTCGCCCTACTGTGA
- a CDS encoding EamA family transporter, which translates to MSAHPARTGAALAVAAMVCVQLGLAVAVGLIGRIGADGAVWLRLAWAGVLFLILVRPRPSAFTRTTFLTCVVLGAVIALTTLLFMTALARIPLATASALEFLGPLGVAVVSGRGGGRLVWPTLAVVGVLLLTEPWHGIIDITGVAMSMGAALCWAAYILLTQRVGDGVDGLQGLGVSMPVAALVATAAVGHAVLPRMTPELIAIGLGLALLLPMSPFVLELLALRRLTTAAFGTLASLEPALALIVGFLVLHQVPTKSAIVGIAFVVLAGVGAARGGSRAVSPTHGSSPENR; encoded by the coding sequence ATGAGCGCTCATCCCGCGAGGACCGGCGCAGCCCTCGCCGTGGCCGCGATGGTGTGTGTACAGCTGGGTCTGGCCGTGGCGGTCGGCCTGATCGGGCGGATCGGCGCGGACGGCGCAGTCTGGTTGCGTCTGGCGTGGGCCGGCGTGCTGTTCCTGATCCTGGTGCGTCCTCGCCCGTCAGCGTTCACCAGGACCACGTTCCTCACCTGTGTGGTACTGGGCGCAGTGATCGCGCTGACCACCCTGCTGTTCATGACTGCGCTGGCGCGCATCCCGCTGGCGACGGCCAGCGCACTGGAGTTTCTCGGACCGCTGGGCGTAGCCGTGGTCAGCGGCCGGGGCGGGGGACGGCTGGTGTGGCCCACGCTCGCCGTTGTCGGCGTGCTCCTGCTCACCGAACCCTGGCACGGCATCATCGACATCACCGGCGTGGCGATGTCGATGGGTGCGGCACTGTGCTGGGCGGCGTACATCCTGTTGACCCAACGCGTCGGCGACGGTGTCGACGGGCTACAGGGGCTGGGGGTGTCGATGCCGGTGGCGGCCCTGGTGGCGACGGCGGCGGTCGGTCATGCGGTGCTGCCGAGGATGACACCGGAGCTCATCGCCATCGGCCTCGGGTTGGCGCTACTGCTGCCGATGTCTCCGTTCGTGCTCGAACTGTTGGCCCTGCGCCGGCTCACCACCGCAGCGTTCGGCACGCTCGCCAGCCTGGAACCGGCATTGGCCCTGATTGTGGGATTCCTTGTGCTCCATCAGGTTCCGACCAAGTCCGCGATAGTCGGCATCGCGTTCGTGGTACTGGCCGGAGTCGGTGCCGCGCGCGGAGGTTCGCGGGCCGTCAGCCCCACTCATGGTTCATCGCCCGAGAATCGGTGA